From Nonlabens sp. Ci31, the proteins below share one genomic window:
- the metK gene encoding methionine adenosyltransferase, whose translation MPYLFTSESVSEGHPDKVADQISDALLDNFLAFDPESKVACETLVTTGQVVLAGEVKSDTYIDAAQIARDVINKIGYTKGAYKFSGDSCGVISLIHEQSQDINQGVDRATKEEQGAGDQGMMFGYATNETENYMPLALDISHKILIELAALRREMKDITYLRPDAKSQVTIEYSDDNVPQRIEAIVISTQHDDFNDDDHAMLAQIKKDLLEILIPRVKKLLPDYAQKLFNDDITYHINPTGKFVIGGPHGDTGLTGRKIIVDTYGGKGAHGGGAFSGKDPSKVDRSAAYASRHVAKNLVAAGLATEVLVQVSYAIGVVKPTSINVYTYGTATVNLTDGEISRKVAEIFDMRPAAIESRLKLRNPIYSETAAYGHMGRTPRIEKLVFESPYNGRVEREVELFTWEKLDYVDVVKKAFSL comes from the coding sequence ATGCCCTACTTATTTACATCAGAGTCCGTTAGTGAAGGACATCCAGACAAAGTTGCTGACCAGATCAGTGATGCTTTATTAGATAATTTTTTAGCCTTCGATCCCGAATCAAAGGTGGCTTGTGAAACCCTTGTAACTACTGGACAGGTAGTACTTGCAGGTGAAGTGAAATCTGACACCTATATAGACGCTGCGCAAATTGCTCGCGACGTGATCAATAAAATAGGCTACACCAAAGGAGCTTATAAGTTTTCTGGTGACTCTTGTGGAGTGATCTCATTGATACACGAGCAATCTCAAGACATCAATCAAGGAGTGGATCGCGCCACAAAAGAAGAGCAAGGTGCTGGAGATCAAGGTATGATGTTCGGTTATGCGACTAACGAGACAGAGAATTACATGCCCCTGGCGTTAGATATTTCTCATAAGATCCTTATTGAATTAGCAGCATTGCGTCGGGAGATGAAAGACATCACCTATTTGCGTCCTGATGCAAAATCACAGGTAACTATTGAGTATAGTGATGATAATGTACCCCAGCGCATCGAGGCAATTGTTATTTCTACACAACATGACGATTTTAATGATGATGACCATGCGATGCTGGCACAAATCAAAAAAGACCTTCTAGAGATTTTGATACCTCGTGTCAAAAAATTGCTTCCAGATTATGCTCAGAAATTGTTTAATGATGACATTACATACCACATCAACCCTACTGGTAAATTTGTAATCGGCGGTCCACACGGAGATACTGGGTTAACAGGTCGTAAGATTATTGTAGATACTTATGGTGGTAAAGGTGCTCACGGTGGTGGTGCTTTTTCTGGGAAAGATCCTTCAAAAGTAGATAGAAGTGCTGCCTATGCATCTCGTCATGTTGCTAAAAACTTAGTAGCTGCCGGCCTTGCTACAGAAGTATTGGTCCAGGTTTCTTATGCGATAGGTGTGGTAAAGCCTACTTCTATCAACGTATATACTTATGGAACTGCAACAGTAAATCTTACCGATGGAGAGATTTCTAGAAAAGTTGCTGAAATATTTGACATGCGTCCCGCGGCAATAGAATCTCGCTTGAAATTAAGAAATCCCATTTATTCTGAAACAGCTGCTTATGGTCATATGGGTAGAACGCCAAGAATAGAAAAATTAGTGTTTGAATCTCCGTATAACGGAAGAGTAGAACGTGAAGTAGAATTATTTACTTGGGAGAAGTTGGATTATGTAGATGTAGTAAAAAAAGCATTTTCACTTTAG
- a CDS encoding O-acetylhomoserine aminocarboxypropyltransferase/cysteine synthase family protein: MMSQKFSTNALHAGHDVKNNGGTRAVPLYQSTSYVFHNSDHAANLFALAEPGYIYTRINNPTVDVLEQRLAALEGGIAAVATASGTSAISTTLLTLLRAGDHIVASNSLYGGTFNLLLVTLPRLGITTTFVNPNDKDAFTNAIQENTRAIFVESLGNPKLDVLDLKKISAQAKTARVPLIVDNTVATPYLLNPIEYGANIVIHSLTKYINGNGTALGGIIIDAGTFDWTNGKFPEFTEPSAGYHGLIYSEALEAAAFIAKVRIEGLRDLGGAISPFNAWQIIQGLETLPLRMDRHSQNALELAKWLQSKEEVEWVNYPGLETSDYHDLAKEYLPKGQSGIVTFGVKGGYEIAKKVVDSAKVFSLLANIGDTKSLIIHPASTTHQQLKDEDQLTTGVTKDLIRLSVGLEDLTDLTADLEQAFASIDKKVLA; encoded by the coding sequence ATTATGTCTCAAAAATTTTCAACAAACGCACTTCATGCAGGTCATGATGTAAAGAACAACGGTGGCACCAGAGCTGTTCCATTGTATCAATCCACTAGTTATGTGTTCCATAACAGCGATCATGCTGCAAATCTTTTTGCACTGGCTGAGCCCGGATACATATACACCAGAATTAACAACCCGACGGTAGATGTGCTCGAGCAACGTCTTGCTGCACTAGAAGGAGGAATAGCCGCAGTGGCAACCGCTTCTGGAACCAGTGCAATTTCTACAACTCTCTTAACGCTTTTACGTGCTGGCGATCATATCGTTGCGAGCAATTCTCTATATGGAGGTACGTTCAATTTGCTGTTGGTGACCTTACCTCGTTTAGGAATTACAACCACATTTGTGAATCCTAATGATAAGGATGCCTTTACAAATGCAATTCAAGAAAATACCCGCGCCATTTTTGTGGAGTCCCTAGGGAATCCAAAACTAGATGTACTCGATCTTAAAAAAATTAGCGCGCAGGCAAAAACAGCTCGTGTTCCTTTGATCGTAGATAATACTGTTGCAACGCCTTATTTATTAAATCCAATAGAGTATGGAGCAAATATCGTGATCCACTCACTTACTAAATACATCAATGGCAATGGGACGGCACTCGGTGGTATTATTATCGATGCAGGAACCTTTGATTGGACCAATGGCAAGTTCCCTGAATTTACAGAACCTAGTGCAGGATATCACGGATTAATCTACAGTGAAGCACTGGAGGCAGCAGCTTTTATTGCTAAAGTACGTATTGAAGGATTACGTGATCTAGGGGGAGCGATTTCTCCATTTAATGCTTGGCAAATTATCCAAGGACTAGAAACATTGCCTTTACGCATGGATAGACATTCTCAAAATGCATTGGAACTAGCTAAATGGTTACAATCTAAAGAAGAAGTAGAATGGGTCAATTATCCTGGTCTAGAAACCAGCGATTACCACGACCTAGCAAAAGAGTATTTGCCTAAAGGGCAAAGCGGAATTGTCACTTTTGGCGTAAAAGGTGGTTATGAAATTGCAAAGAAAGTGGTAGATAGTGCAAAGGTATTTTCATTACTGGCTAACATAGGAGACACCAAATCATTGATCATCCATCCAGCGAGTACGACTCACCAGCAATTAAAAGATGAAGATCAATTGACTACTGGAGTTACTAAAGACTTGATCCGACTGTCTGTAGGTCTGGAAGATCTGACTGATCTGACTGCAGATTTAGAACAGGCTTTTGCTTCAATCGATAAAAAAGTCCTTGCATAG
- a CDS encoding alpha/beta fold hydrolase → MALNLKHIDLLDFKLKSGKVQDISVSYQVFGRALHTAPIILINHALTGNSSVTDWWGDLIGDKKVIDTLQFTVLAFDIPGNGYDGNIDHLIFNYQDWTLFDVGFAFAKALQSLNISFIDLGIGGSIGGALLWEMLAQQPELFGTIVPIAADWKATDWIIACCHIQESILATSSKPVEVARQHAMTFYRSPQGLRYKFKRSKDHTAFKVQEWLDFHGVELKKRFSLPAYRLLNQLLCTANAANHRDENIVATIAPSQTAIELVAIDTDGFFVADEDRRTYGLLKEERDVNYHEISSIHGHDAFLIEHDQVKEILCEVLQNRLSKTSKTICNNISSLQSA, encoded by the coding sequence ATGGCTCTTAATTTAAAACATATCGACCTTCTAGATTTTAAATTAAAGTCGGGAAAAGTGCAGGATATTAGTGTTTCTTATCAGGTTTTTGGGCGTGCGTTGCATACGGCGCCCATTATTCTGATCAATCATGCGCTTACAGGGAATTCTTCTGTGACCGACTGGTGGGGGGACCTAATAGGCGATAAAAAAGTGATTGATACCTTGCAATTTACAGTTCTCGCGTTTGATATTCCAGGAAATGGTTATGATGGAAACATTGATCATTTGATCTTTAATTATCAAGATTGGACGCTGTTTGATGTAGGTTTCGCTTTCGCGAAAGCGCTACAATCATTAAACATCTCGTTTATAGACCTAGGAATAGGAGGAAGTATAGGCGGTGCCTTATTATGGGAAATGCTAGCGCAACAACCAGAATTATTTGGAACTATCGTGCCTATCGCAGCAGACTGGAAAGCAACCGACTGGATCATAGCTTGTTGTCATATTCAAGAATCCATCCTTGCTACATCGAGCAAACCTGTAGAAGTGGCTAGACAACACGCGATGACTTTTTATAGATCACCGCAAGGATTGCGCTATAAATTTAAAAGGAGTAAAGATCATACAGCTTTTAAGGTGCAAGAATGGTTGGATTTCCATGGTGTCGAATTAAAAAAGCGATTTTCATTACCTGCTTATAGATTATTAAACCAATTGTTATGTACAGCCAATGCTGCCAATCATAGGGATGAAAATATAGTCGCAACTATCGCTCCTTCTCAAACAGCCATTGAGTTAGTTGCTATAGACACGGACGGGTTTTTTGTTGCTGATGAAGATCGCAGGACTTATGGTTTATTAAAAGAAGAAAGAGATGTTAATTATCATGAAATTTCTTCCATCCATGGCCATGATGCCTTCCTAATCGAGCACGATCAGGTAAAGGAAATTCTTTGCGAGGTCCTACAAAACCGACTGTCTAAAACTTCAAAAACCATTTGTAATAATATCAGTTCACTGCAAAGTGCTTAG
- a CDS encoding aspartate kinase, with the protein MKNIHLYIFGVGNVGSTLIDQVLQSRSFFKQQHGIDLRIVGLANSKRVLLDLDGISKNWKENFGNLSEAREADSFYKISSLYDATKIAIDATASKEVSQYYPVLLENDFNIVTANKIANTLSQEFYDLIRTLLITKNLGFEYETNVGAGLPIIQSVKDLYSSGEQLFAINGVFSGSLSYIFNRFSEEDKPFSEIVIEALKEGYTEPDPREDLSGNDVARKLLVLAREAGLKLEFDDIQIENLVIPSLRTASLNQFLDEVKSLDPVLQKKKDALEEGEVLRHLGELDVVNRQLKVSLKAVKKESPSGQLKGSDGFFEIYSESYATNPLVIKGAGAGKAVTARGLLSDIIKVSKSTKEVLVAR; encoded by the coding sequence TTGAAAAACATACACTTATATATATTCGGAGTCGGGAATGTGGGGAGTACCCTGATTGATCAAGTACTCCAGTCGCGTTCCTTTTTTAAACAACAACACGGTATAGACCTACGAATTGTAGGTCTTGCTAATTCAAAACGAGTATTATTGGATCTAGACGGAATTTCAAAGAACTGGAAAGAAAACTTTGGCAATTTATCTGAAGCTCGAGAAGCAGATAGTTTTTATAAGATTTCCAGTCTTTATGATGCGACTAAAATTGCCATAGACGCAACGGCAAGTAAAGAGGTTTCTCAGTACTATCCAGTGCTGCTAGAAAATGATTTTAATATCGTAACTGCTAATAAAATTGCCAATACTTTGTCACAAGAATTCTACGATTTGATCCGGACATTATTAATTACAAAGAACTTAGGCTTTGAATATGAAACTAACGTGGGAGCAGGATTGCCTATTATTCAATCGGTTAAAGACTTGTACAGTAGCGGCGAGCAACTGTTTGCTATAAATGGCGTTTTCTCTGGTTCTTTGAGCTACATTTTTAATCGCTTTAGTGAAGAAGACAAACCTTTTTCAGAGATCGTAATAGAAGCTTTAAAAGAAGGCTATACAGAGCCTGATCCTAGAGAAGATCTTTCTGGGAATGATGTGGCTAGAAAACTGTTGGTCCTTGCTCGTGAGGCAGGTTTAAAACTAGAGTTTGACGATATTCAAATAGAAAATTTAGTTATTCCATCCTTAAGAACAGCCTCTTTAAATCAGTTTTTAGATGAGGTTAAAAGCTTAGATCCTGTTTTACAAAAAAAGAAGGACGCTTTAGAAGAAGGAGAAGTTCTGAGGCATCTAGGCGAGCTGGATGTGGTGAATAGACAACTTAAAGTTTCTTTGAAAGCTGTAAAAAAAGAAAGTCCATCCGGCCAATTAAAAGGCAGCGACGGCTTTTTTGAAATTTATTCAGAAAGCTATGCGACAAATCCTTTAGTGATCAAAGGAGCTGGCGCTGGAAAGGCGGTTACTGCTCGGGGTCTTTTATCAGATATAATAAAAGTGAGTAAGTCTACTAAAGAGGTTTTAGTGGCTCGATAA
- a CDS encoding sensor histidine kinase: MIAPKDPKNEKARLNALQSLHILDSLPEQQYDHITELASYICGTRNAVISLVDENRQWFKSKVGIAACETSREVSFCAHAIHNPTELMEISDASSDLRFKDNPLVLDKENPVIFYAGVPILDPSGHALGTLCVIDDQPKKLDEKQKKALQHLAQQVQELLKLHVLNNELQESRSHLKKHNELLKDFAGTVSHDMKMPLANLILTSDILKKKYSELFDDNGKKYLGYLKKSSLSLSNYITDILAHYESSSYDMDDRKSFNVNDLLENIIELINIKHDCEINLPEFNHTLHCNRVALEQIFLNLIGNSIKYNDKEKAVIDLSISLDTTHYIFKISDNGRGIPNDKLETIFDLFSTVGAYDRNGQKGHGIGLSTVKKLVYKLGGEISVASELGSYTTFTFSIAQ; this comes from the coding sequence ATGATTGCCCCTAAAGATCCTAAAAATGAAAAGGCTAGATTAAATGCTTTACAAAGTCTTCATATTCTAGATTCTCTTCCAGAACAGCAATATGACCACATCACAGAGCTTGCTTCCTATATATGCGGTACCCGCAATGCTGTTATTTCGCTTGTTGATGAAAATAGGCAGTGGTTCAAATCTAAGGTAGGAATTGCCGCTTGTGAAACCTCTAGAGAAGTCAGTTTTTGTGCTCATGCTATTCACAACCCAACAGAGCTTATGGAAATCTCTGATGCATCTAGTGACCTTAGGTTTAAAGACAACCCCTTAGTTCTCGATAAAGAAAACCCAGTCATCTTTTATGCTGGAGTACCCATATTAGACCCATCAGGACATGCATTAGGAACCTTATGCGTTATCGATGACCAACCTAAAAAGCTAGATGAAAAACAGAAGAAAGCTTTGCAACATTTAGCACAGCAAGTGCAGGAACTCCTCAAGCTTCATGTACTTAATAATGAACTTCAGGAATCTAGAAGTCATTTGAAAAAACATAATGAATTATTAAAAGATTTTGCCGGTACCGTTTCCCACGATATGAAAATGCCCCTAGCAAATCTTATTTTGACCTCAGATATTCTTAAAAAGAAATATTCAGAACTTTTTGATGATAATGGGAAAAAATATTTAGGCTATCTTAAAAAGTCTTCCCTATCCTTGAGTAATTATATCACTGACATCCTAGCGCATTATGAAAGTTCCTCTTACGATATGGACGACCGTAAAAGTTTTAATGTTAACGATCTTCTTGAAAACATCATCGAGCTTATCAATATCAAGCATGATTGTGAGATCAACCTGCCAGAATTTAATCATACGTTGCACTGCAATCGGGTGGCTCTAGAACAAATCTTTTTAAATTTAATAGGAAACAGTATTAAATACAACGATAAGGAAAAGGCCGTCATTGACCTGAGTATTTCCTTAGATACCACTCATTATATCTTTAAAATATCTGATAATGGTAGAGGAATTCCAAACGATAAACTAGAAACTATTTTTGACCTCTTTTCTACGGTAGGAGCATATGATCGTAACGGCCAAAAGGGACATGGAATAGGTCTTAGTACTGTAAAAAAACTAGTTTATAAATTAGGTGGAGAAATTTCAGTAGCATCTGAGCTAGGTTCATATACTACCTTCACTTTCAGTATTGCTCAATAA